A window of the Labrus mixtus chromosome 8, fLabMix1.1, whole genome shotgun sequence genome harbors these coding sequences:
- the rpl37a gene encoding large ribosomal subunit protein eL43 gives MAKRTKKVGIVGKYGTRYGASLRKMVKKIEISQHAKYTCSFCGKTKMKRRAVGIWHCGSCRKTVAGGAWTYNTTSAVTVKSAIRRLKELKDQ, from the exons ATG GCCAAGCGTACCAAGAAGGTGGGGATCGTTGGTAAATATGGCACACGTTACGGTGCATCGCTGAGGAAGATGGTCAAGAAAATTGAAATCTCCCAGCATGCAAAATACACCTGCTCCTTCTGTGGCAAG AccaagatgaagaggagggctGTAGGTATCTGGCACTGTGGGTCCTGCAGGAAGACGGTGGCTGGAGGTGCTTGGACTTACAA cacAACTTCCGCTGTCACAGTCAAGTCTGCGATCAGGAGACTGAAGGAGTTGAAGGACCAGTAA